The following proteins are encoded in a genomic region of Spirosoma sp. SC4-14:
- a CDS encoding Gfo/Idh/MocA family oxidoreductase encodes MIRWGILGPGRIAHKFAHDLLTLPDAQLYAVASSNQQRASEFAGQYGALHAFGTYEELLTLPDLDVVYVATPHTLHYENALMLLNGGVAVLGEKPFAMNGQQVLEMVKTARQNEVFLMEALWSRFMPGIVKALDLAQSGAIGKVVSVKADFGFKAQFSPEGRLFNKALGGGALLDIGIYPLFLSYLMLGKPSSIKAAATFGSTGTDEQCGMVLTYSDGQLALLDCTLQAKTDCIGIIQGELGQIRIHSRFHETKGITLQVEGQEPTLFDFERSTFGYDYEAKHVMQCLTEGRTESPLWSLDDSINLMTLLDAVSAEAGITYEPLT; translated from the coding sequence ATGATCCGCTGGGGAATCCTGGGACCGGGCCGTATCGCCCACAAATTTGCGCACGATTTACTAACCCTACCCGACGCGCAATTATATGCCGTAGCATCGTCTAATCAACAGCGGGCCAGCGAGTTTGCCGGGCAGTATGGTGCCCTGCACGCGTTTGGCACTTACGAAGAGTTACTGACCTTGCCTGATCTGGACGTTGTGTATGTTGCTACTCCTCACACGCTTCACTACGAAAACGCTCTGATGCTGCTCAACGGTGGAGTAGCTGTCCTGGGCGAAAAACCATTTGCTATGAACGGCCAGCAGGTTCTGGAAATGGTGAAAACCGCGCGGCAGAATGAGGTGTTTTTGATGGAAGCCCTTTGGAGCCGCTTTATGCCCGGTATTGTAAAGGCGCTCGACTTGGCTCAGTCAGGAGCTATCGGCAAAGTCGTTTCGGTGAAAGCCGATTTCGGGTTCAAAGCACAGTTTTCGCCCGAGGGACGATTATTCAATAAAGCACTGGGTGGCGGGGCTTTGCTCGACATTGGTATTTATCCGTTGTTTTTATCGTACCTGATGCTGGGTAAACCCAGCTCGATTAAAGCTGCGGCCACATTCGGTAGCACAGGCACCGACGAACAATGTGGCATGGTGCTGACCTACAGCGATGGGCAACTGGCCCTGCTCGACTGTACGTTACAGGCCAAAACAGATTGTATCGGCATTATTCAGGGTGAGTTAGGGCAAATTCGGATTCATTCCCGTTTCCACGAAACAAAAGGAATTACGCTTCAGGTAGAAGGGCAGGAGCCCACGTTATTTGATTTTGAACGCAGTACCTTCGGATATGATTATGAAGCTAAGCATGTGATGCAATGCCTGACCGAAGGCCGCACCGAAAGTCCACTATGGTCGCTCGATGACAGTATCAATCTGATGACATTGCTCGATGCCGTTAGTGCCGAAGCAGGCATTACTTACGAGCCTTTGACCTAG
- a CDS encoding AIR synthase-related protein — translation MTDRYAQRGVSASKEDVHNAIAQLDKGLFPKAFCKIVPDTLAGDPAYCTIMHADGAGTKSSLAYLYWRETGDLSVWKGIAQDAVVMNTDDLICVGATGPMLLSSTIGRNKNLIPGEVIAEIINGTEEVLQMLRDHGLEIYSTGGETADVGDLVRTVIVDSTVIARMRRDRVISNDRIQAGDVIVGLASFGQASYETSYNGGMGSNGLTSARHDVLAHYLAEKYPESFDPAVDRTLVYSGSKRLTDTIGVSNNESITVGQLILSPTRTYAPVAKVLLEELQARIHGMVHCSGGAQTKVLHFIDNLHVVKDNLFPVPPLFQLIQEESGTSWQEMYKVFNMGHRLEVYLPQKLAQSVIDISRSFGVEAQIIGHVEAAESKKVTIKSKQGTFLY, via the coding sequence ATGACAGACCGTTATGCACAGCGCGGAGTTTCCGCCAGTAAAGAAGATGTTCACAACGCCATTGCCCAGCTCGACAAAGGCTTGTTTCCGAAGGCATTTTGTAAAATTGTTCCTGATACACTAGCTGGCGACCCGGCCTATTGTACCATTATGCACGCCGATGGGGCTGGAACAAAATCGTCGCTGGCATATCTCTACTGGCGCGAAACGGGTGATCTGAGCGTTTGGAAAGGCATTGCCCAGGATGCTGTTGTGATGAATACCGACGATTTGATCTGCGTTGGTGCAACGGGGCCCATGCTGCTGTCGTCGACCATTGGTCGAAATAAAAATCTTATTCCCGGCGAGGTGATTGCTGAAATCATTAATGGCACCGAAGAAGTGCTGCAAATGCTTCGCGATCATGGCCTGGAAATCTACAGTACAGGGGGCGAAACCGCCGATGTAGGCGATCTGGTGCGCACTGTCATTGTCGATAGCACAGTTATTGCCCGGATGCGACGCGATCGGGTGATCAGCAACGACCGTATTCAGGCGGGTGATGTGATTGTCGGTCTGGCTTCGTTTGGGCAGGCGAGTTACGAAACCAGCTACAATGGCGGCATGGGTAGCAATGGCCTGACGTCGGCGCGACACGATGTACTGGCTCACTATCTGGCCGAAAAATACCCCGAAAGTTTCGACCCTGCTGTCGACCGCACGCTGGTTTATAGCGGCTCGAAACGCTTAACCGATACCATTGGAGTTAGTAATAACGAATCTATCACCGTTGGGCAACTTATTCTGTCGCCAACACGGACCTATGCGCCAGTGGCCAAAGTTCTGCTGGAAGAACTACAAGCACGTATTCATGGCATGGTGCATTGTTCGGGCGGTGCGCAAACGAAAGTGCTACACTTTATCGACAATCTGCATGTGGTGAAAGATAATCTGTTTCCAGTTCCTCCGCTCTTTCAGCTTATTCAGGAGGAAAGCGGTACGAGCTGGCAGGAGATGTACAAAGTCTTTAACATGGGCCACCGTCTGGAGGTCTATCTACCCCAGAAACTGGCGCAATCCGTCATCGACATTTCCCGGTCGTTTGGCGTAGAAGCTCAAATAATTGGTCATGTTGAGGCTGCTGAAAGTAAAAAAGTGACCATAAAATCTAAACAGGGTACTTTTTTGTATTAA
- a CDS encoding DUF481 domain-containing protein, with the protein MKNIQIFAFLLLFLSNYTGLFAQIVEQPDPLRPSAPDSIKASKTDTSKAAIRSDTGKAAPPKPMVGTLRYRFTADGTITSGNVDRALLQLTSAIDYQLSNYFKLSSNPSFVYGKQNGLLAEREWFGDLRTTLRSEERLYYLAFGSYERSNLRQINHRWTVAAGAGYKLLNRKRAYISITDVVMQEYTDFMELDDINIFRNSARLYGEYTFDNNRFTITHTAFYQPALGQYNVRWNASLSVQVKLTAATSLRSTLANAYESLIVPGRQHNDLRFTVGLVYEKK; encoded by the coding sequence GTGAAAAATATACAGATTTTTGCCTTCCTGCTTCTTTTTTTATCAAATTACACTGGTCTTTTCGCCCAAATTGTTGAGCAGCCCGATCCCCTACGTCCCTCAGCTCCCGACTCAATAAAGGCCAGCAAAACAGACACCAGTAAGGCTGCTATTCGGTCAGATACGGGTAAAGCTGCCCCGCCTAAACCAATGGTTGGTACACTCCGCTATCGATTCACTGCCGACGGTACTATCACATCCGGCAACGTTGATCGGGCCTTGCTTCAACTAACCAGCGCGATCGACTATCAGTTGAGTAATTACTTCAAACTATCCAGTAATCCGTCGTTTGTATATGGCAAGCAAAATGGTTTACTGGCCGAACGTGAGTGGTTTGGCGATTTACGAACAACGCTACGGTCGGAAGAACGACTATACTATCTGGCTTTTGGCTCGTATGAACGTAGTAATCTCCGACAAATTAATCATCGGTGGACGGTGGCAGCCGGAGCGGGCTACAAGTTACTCAATCGTAAACGAGCCTATATTTCCATTACGGATGTAGTTATGCAGGAGTACACCGACTTTATGGAGCTGGACGACATCAATATTTTCCGAAATTCGGCCCGGCTCTACGGCGAGTATACGTTCGATAACAACCGATTCACCATTACCCATACGGCGTTCTACCAACCCGCTTTGGGTCAGTACAATGTTCGCTGGAATGCCAGTTTGAGCGTTCAGGTGAAATTAACGGCTGCAACCAGCCTACGGTCTACACTGGCGAATGCCTACGAAAGTCTGATTGTACCCGGCCGTCAGCACAATGACCTTCGCTTTACGGTAGGGCTGGTTTATGAGAAGAAGTAG
- a CDS encoding LysM peptidoglycan-binding domain-containing protein, translating to MEVDKQTTNPRPSGNSSLPALTLVVLVGLIAALLYVGYEYISDDTNGSDELTNVALDTTTQQPLAQNTDSDMLMAPEETDTSTEPAPVDLSQATPPADAPEANPEAEKVAEENRETTDGLPGPGEKAKTPTSKPIAEAPKKEVKPVDEKPKPEKPKEEVAEKPDMTKPKLKPGGVTSTYTVGAGETFYSVATRYNMKLSTLKAMNPNVSENDVKAGVTKLNVKAMAVHTVGPGDILRVVAQKYGVSKEALMRANKKDKDIATRGEKLIIPFPDKQ from the coding sequence ATGGAAGTCGATAAACAAACAACAAATCCACGGCCAAGCGGAAATTCCAGCCTGCCAGCTCTTACACTCGTTGTGTTAGTCGGTCTCATTGCAGCTCTGCTCTACGTTGGCTACGAATATATTTCGGACGATACGAATGGATCGGATGAGTTGACCAATGTGGCACTCGATACCACAACGCAACAGCCACTGGCCCAGAATACGGATAGCGATATGCTGATGGCACCTGAGGAGACCGACACATCCACTGAACCCGCACCGGTAGATTTGTCGCAGGCAACACCACCCGCCGATGCCCCGGAAGCAAATCCGGAGGCCGAGAAAGTAGCTGAAGAAAATCGCGAAACAACCGATGGGCTTCCTGGGCCTGGCGAAAAAGCAAAAACGCCAACCAGTAAACCCATTGCCGAAGCGCCCAAAAAAGAGGTAAAACCGGTTGACGAAAAGCCTAAACCGGAAAAACCAAAGGAAGAGGTAGCCGAAAAGCCCGATATGACCAAGCCTAAACTAAAACCGGGTGGTGTTACGAGCACCTATACGGTGGGCGCTGGCGAAACATTCTATAGTGTGGCAACCCGCTACAACATGAAGTTAAGTACGCTGAAGGCAATGAACCCTAATGTGTCGGAGAACGATGTGAAGGCGGGTGTTACAAAGCTGAATGTTAAGGCCATGGCTGTGCATACCGTTGGGCCGGGCGACATACTACGCGTTGTGGCTCAGAAATATGGCGTCAGCAAAGAAGCGCTGATGCGGGCTAACAAGAAAGACAAAGACATTGCCACCCGTGGCGAAAAACTGATTATTCCTTTTCCAGATAAACAGTAA
- the purE gene encoding 5-(carboxyamino)imidazole ribonucleotide mutase, translating to MVGIIMGSLSDRKVMQEAADILTTLGVSWEMDIVSAHRTPEKMVEYAKTARDRGLRVIVAGAGGAAHLPGMVASLTTLPVIGVPVKSSNSIDGWDSVLSILQMPAGVPVATMALDGARNAGILAAQIIGSADEQVAQKLAQFKEELKEKVADMSRQLTSS from the coding sequence ATGGTAGGAATTATAATGGGAAGCCTCTCCGACCGCAAGGTCATGCAGGAGGCTGCCGATATATTAACCACGCTGGGCGTATCGTGGGAAATGGACATTGTTTCGGCCCACCGTACTCCCGAAAAAATGGTTGAGTATGCCAAAACAGCCCGCGACCGGGGACTCCGGGTCATTGTTGCCGGAGCGGGTGGTGCTGCTCATTTGCCCGGTATGGTTGCATCGCTGACAACGCTTCCTGTGATTGGTGTTCCGGTCAAATCAAGCAATTCTATCGATGGCTGGGATTCCGTGCTGTCGATTCTTCAGATGCCTGCCGGAGTACCGGTCGCAACAATGGCGCTCGATGGTGCACGTAATGCAGGTATTCTGGCGGCCCAGATTATTGGTAGTGCCGACGAGCAGGTTGCGCAGAAATTGGCTCAGTTTAAAGAAGAATTGAAAGAGAAAGTAGCTGATATGAGCCGTCAGCTAACGTCGTCCTAA
- a CDS encoding T9SS type A sorting domain-containing protein gives MRTLYLLLVFALFAVNEVVNAQTLPFTATWSFEGDDTGTSSNSLVSTSNVSYVSVNKFGPNPYTSGYVGLSVNVQNWSTSLCNQTEYVQFSVQPGGTPNPATLTFSLLTFAFSRSQNGPQQISVRSSIDGFANDIYSQSVTTSYQTASISLSGSAFSNVSGPVTFRIYACSPISGGATLHLDEIQLNGQSLPVNLVSFTAKPQGEHVQINWETTWEQNADLFEIQRSQNLGEFTTVGKVIAKGNTDQRQYYSFRDEHPLDGANYYRLKQIDRDGQIAHSKIMSVVMDELTPSLELLENPTDGQAIQLAVRNLQGAAYYLTTLLGNEIPLSVISQMNNTVLLIPIQPLNPGIYLLRAQSQYKRLAQKVVVR, from the coding sequence ATGAGGACTTTATACCTTCTATTAGTATTTGCTTTATTTGCGGTAAACGAAGTAGTTAATGCTCAAACTCTGCCCTTTACTGCTACTTGGAGTTTTGAAGGAGACGATACGGGTACATCTTCCAATTCATTAGTTTCTACGTCAAACGTAAGCTACGTTAGCGTAAATAAGTTTGGCCCTAATCCGTATACATCAGGGTATGTTGGCTTAAGTGTTAATGTACAAAACTGGTCGACTTCGCTTTGCAATCAGACAGAGTATGTTCAGTTTTCGGTGCAACCAGGTGGTACTCCAAACCCTGCAACACTTACTTTTTCTTTGTTGACATTTGCTTTTTCGCGGTCGCAAAATGGCCCCCAGCAAATCAGTGTTAGATCCAGTATAGATGGCTTTGCAAATGATATATATTCTCAGTCAGTCACAACTTCTTATCAAACCGCTTCGATTAGCCTGAGCGGTTCTGCGTTCAGTAATGTGAGTGGCCCCGTTACCTTTCGTATCTACGCCTGTAGTCCAATTTCGGGTGGGGCTACCTTACATTTAGATGAGATTCAACTAAACGGACAATCACTCCCTGTCAATCTGGTTTCTTTTACGGCAAAACCTCAAGGCGAGCACGTTCAAATCAATTGGGAAACAACCTGGGAGCAAAACGCCGATTTGTTCGAAATTCAGCGAAGTCAGAATCTGGGCGAGTTTACAACCGTAGGCAAGGTAATTGCTAAAGGCAATACCGACCAGCGTCAATACTATAGCTTCCGCGATGAGCACCCGCTGGATGGGGCTAACTACTACCGACTAAAACAGATTGACCGCGATGGGCAGATTGCTCATTCCAAAATAATGTCGGTGGTTATGGACGAGCTAACCCCGTCGCTGGAACTACTGGAAAACCCTACCGATGGGCAGGCTATTCAGCTTGCAGTCCGGAATTTGCAAGGGGCTGCCTATTATCTGACAACTTTGTTGGGAAATGAAATTCCCTTATCAGTAATTTCTCAAATGAATAATACTGTTTTGCTGATACCGATTCAGCCGCTGAATCCGGGAATCTATTTACTACGAGCGCAAAGTCAATATAAGCGATTGGCACAGAAAGTGGTTGTGCGATAA
- a CDS encoding T9SS type A sorting domain-containing protein codes for MIWVVRQSVHILCGLLVLVAFQGMLKAQTCTTVQGGNWSSASTWSCTGGATPPPDASFTGTIIINKAINFDQTLTISGSTSISVSSGGSIDFGNNKVLTLSNQQSAIYLASGSSISGGSANSQIVIGASPNYTFGPFNGHGSISGPNILTSSGLPVNLVSFTAKPQGEHVQINWETTWEQNADVFEIQRSQDLGEFTTVGKVAAQGNTDQHQYYGFLDQHPLDGANYYRLKQVDEDGQVALSKIQSVVMDNLTPSLELLENPIDGQVIRVAVRNLVGATYQLITLTGKELTTIRNHQSDATLVIVPVQPLSSGVYLLRVMADGEQLVRKVLVR; via the coding sequence ATGATCTGGGTTGTTCGACAATCAGTACACATTCTTTGTGGGCTACTCGTATTAGTTGCTTTCCAGGGGATGTTGAAGGCTCAAACCTGCACCACTGTGCAGGGAGGAAACTGGAGTTCGGCTTCAACCTGGAGTTGTACGGGGGGAGCAACTCCACCGCCGGATGCATCGTTTACAGGTACAATTATCATTAATAAAGCCATCAACTTTGATCAGACACTGACTATATCAGGTTCGACCTCGATAAGCGTTAGTTCAGGCGGTTCCATCGATTTTGGTAATAACAAAGTACTAACATTATCGAATCAGCAATCGGCTATTTATCTCGCTTCTGGTAGCTCCATTTCGGGCGGGAGCGCCAATTCGCAGATAGTAATTGGAGCATCGCCCAACTATACATTTGGCCCTTTTAATGGACACGGTTCCATTAGTGGGCCTAATATTTTAACTAGCTCCGGGCTTCCCGTGAATCTGGTTTCTTTTACGGCTAAGCCGCAGGGCGAGCACGTTCAAATCAATTGGGAAACAACCTGGGAGCAAAACGCTGATGTATTCGAAATCCAGCGAAGTCAGGATCTGGGCGAGTTTACAACCGTAGGAAAAGTAGCTGCCCAAGGCAATACTGATCAACACCAGTACTATGGGTTTCTGGATCAACACCCCCTTGACGGTGCTAATTATTACCGGCTAAAGCAGGTTGACGAGGATGGGCAGGTAGCTTTATCCAAAATTCAATCGGTAGTTATGGATAACTTAACCCCGTCGCTGGAATTGCTGGAAAACCCTATTGATGGGCAGGTAATTCGGGTGGCAGTTCGGAATTTGGTGGGTGCTACTTATCAGCTGATAACCTTAACCGGGAAAGAATTGACGACAATACGTAATCATCAATCCGATGCGACGCTGGTGATTGTGCCGGTTCAGCCGCTATCATCAGG